A single region of the Flavobacteriales bacterium genome encodes:
- a CDS encoding T9SS type A sorting domain-containing protein: protein MRRLQLFLAGIVLALFASAQDFPVVSKNFGKFGGTSFNSYSFVNTTSHNGGVYLSFSTGSSGEVHYFSGTNWTAVTTTSGILSTIVYGQVSVGSKMYFATSNGLSIKNGTNWSSELSGTKVLAVDANSNYEVVLTTSGLSYRNVSSSTWSNLSISALKYAGSVLQPIAGNAVIIKNDSAWVSYSSRGVRKIELKTGTVSKVVNQDDYSFSEPVINFATHDGAVFSAGPSYITRYSDTMLKSLYRIQNNFQYGAIKNLPVFTDKYGKLWFLKSYRGGVTAITFNGERPNSPRVFIPIKLDDTNHPAFYYNPQTDSVYSISDNLAFAMADVRNPKYLYGKNIETLDINEVSAPILNGGINGYDHELGVEHYLAPKSSEKSPLFSSGLWIGGLDDSNNVHLSAMTYAQKGFDYFPGPLNASTGAFNPNDSVKFDRLWKVNKSDIQKHINLYGWKGAVKESETTEAIWNWPGNREKGKSSDALAPFIDNNGNGIYEPNKGDYPDIKGDQAIYWIMNDLAKPHTETGGTSFGMEIHGMAYAYACPTVSSSQAEYGINYTTFYKYKIINRSDSNYHDVVVGLHTDSDLGNYSDDYVGCHVTQNMGYCYNGDTNDEGILGYGVNAPMFSTLILDAPSFIHDSIDGDGDGQVDEDDEKRYMGGFVYYNNDFSAIGNPRNPSEYYNYLNNKWKNGDNISRDFAYGSSGKGGQTSYMFPDTTDKDNGTKSWTEKKAGNMPADRRFLINSFPFDVAAKDTVEFEYAFVFSHNPSQENQLPKNLEYVKAIKQWYYQGADPACYQKLGVERVENGGAIEANVYPNPFENTITVKTESQIESVIIHDLCGKVLLDQKDVRTSLLEVNTSNIPAGMFLITIITEDGKATKKLLKM from the coding sequence ATGAGACGATTACAATTATTTTTAGCAGGCATAGTTTTAGCCTTGTTTGCATCGGCACAAGATTTTCCGGTGGTAAGCAAAAATTTTGGAAAGTTTGGTGGAACTTCATTTAATAGTTACAGCTTTGTAAATACTACATCACATAACGGAGGTGTTTATTTGAGTTTTTCGACTGGTAGCAGCGGTGAAGTACATTATTTTAGTGGAACAAATTGGACAGCTGTTACTACCACTTCCGGAATCCTTTCAACTATTGTTTATGGTCAAGTTTCTGTGGGTAGCAAAATGTATTTTGCCACAAGCAATGGCCTATCTATTAAAAACGGAACCAATTGGAGCAGTGAATTGAGCGGCACAAAGGTTTTGGCCGTTGATGCAAATTCAAATTATGAGGTTGTTTTGACAACCTCGGGTTTAAGCTACAGAAATGTTTCATCGTCAACATGGAGCAATTTGAGCATTTCTGCTTTAAAGTATGCGGGCTCTGTGCTACAACCTATTGCAGGCAATGCGGTTATTATAAAAAATGACAGTGCATGGGTAAGTTATTCAAGCAGAGGAGTAAGAAAAATTGAACTGAAAACCGGCACGGTGTCAAAAGTGGTAAACCAAGATGATTATAGCTTTTCAGAGCCAGTAATTAATTTTGCAACACACGATGGAGCAGTATTTTCGGCAGGACCCAGCTACATCACAAGATATTCTGATACGATGCTAAAGTCTCTTTATCGTATTCAAAACAATTTTCAATATGGGGCAATAAAAAATCTTCCGGTTTTTACGGATAAATATGGCAAACTATGGTTTTTAAAAAGTTATAGAGGTGGCGTAACTGCAATAACCTTCAACGGAGAAAGACCTAATTCTCCCAGAGTTTTTATCCCAATAAAATTGGACGACACCAACCATCCGGCATTCTACTACAACCCTCAGACAGATAGCGTTTACAGTATTTCAGACAACTTGGCTTTTGCTATGGCTGATGTTCGAAACCCTAAATATCTTTATGGTAAAAATATCGAGACATTAGATATTAATGAAGTTTCAGCTCCAATTTTAAATGGTGGAATAAACGGATATGATCACGAATTAGGTGTCGAACATTATTTGGCTCCAAAATCATCAGAAAAAAGCCCGTTGTTCTCATCTGGACTTTGGATTGGGGGTTTGGACGATTCAAACAATGTCCATTTATCTGCCATGACTTATGCTCAAAAAGGTTTTGATTATTTTCCCGGTCCTTTAAATGCTTCAACCGGAGCCTTTAATCCAAACGATTCGGTAAAATTTGACCGGCTGTGGAAAGTTAACAAGTCAGACATTCAAAAGCACATAAACTTGTATGGTTGGAAAGGTGCAGTAAAAGAAAGCGAAACAACTGAGGCAATATGGAACTGGCCTGGAAACAGAGAAAAAGGAAAATCGAGTGATGCATTAGCTCCATTTATTGACAACAATGGTAATGGCATTTACGAACCAAACAAAGGCGATTATCCGGACATAAAAGGAGACCAAGCCATTTATTGGATTATGAATGACTTGGCCAAGCCTCATACCGAAACCGGAGGAACTTCTTTTGGTATGGAAATTCATGGAATGGCCTATGCCTATGCTTGCCCAACAGTCTCATCATCGCAGGCCGAGTATGGAATAAACTATACTACGTTCTACAAGTATAAAATCATAAACCGAAGTGATTCGAATTATCATGATGTAGTGGTAGGGTTGCATACTGATAGCGATTTGGGCAATTACAGCGATGATTATGTTGGCTGCCATGTTACACAAAACATGGGATATTGCTACAATGGTGATACTAACGACGAAGGAATTTTGGGATATGGTGTAAATGCCCCGATGTTTAGCACCCTAATACTGGATGCTCCCAGCTTCATACACGACAGCATTGACGGAGATGGCGATGGCCAAGTGGATGAAGATGACGAAAAAAGGTATATGGGAGGGTTTGTGTATTACAATAATGACTTTTCGGCAATTGGAAACCCTCGTAATCCATCGGAGTACTATAATTACTTGAACAATAAATGGAAAAATGGGGATAATATTTCTCGGGATTTTGCCTATGGTAGCAGTGGAAAAGGCGGGCAAACAAGTTATATGTTTCCCGACACAACAGACAAAGACAATGGCACCAAATCGTGGACAGAAAAAAAGGCAGGGAATATGCCTGCCGACCGCCGATTTTTAATCAATAGCTTTCCATTTGATGTGGCGGCAAAAGACACCGTTGAGTTTGAATATGCCTTTGTTTTTTCGCACAATCCCTCACAAGAAAATCAACTTCCTAAAAATTTGGAATACGTAAAAGCTATTAAGCAATGGTATTATCAAGGTGCGGATCCTGCTTGTTACCAAAAATTGGGTGTTGAACGGGTTGAAAACGGAGGAGCTATTGAGGCCAATGTTTATCCAAACCCTTTTGAAAACACGATTACTGTAAAAACCGAATCGCAAATAGAATCGGTAATTATCCATGATTTGTGTGGCAAAGTGTTGCTGGATCAAAAAGATGTAAGAACAAGTCTTTTGGAGGTAAACACATCCAACATTCCGGCAGGTATGTTTTTGATAACCATTATTACCGAAGATGGAAAAGCAACCAAGAAACTTCTTAAAATGTAG
- a CDS encoding T9SS type A sorting domain-containing protein produces MKIAHLSTVLLMVLSNSVFAQSYKLSVENKTFENLTDSISINEGLTWDDPDQSVPIGFTWSFFDKQIDTLFMIGEGFLSSETLDIASVIYPVGADLIDRGQKNVSDDFHTNSLSPISYKIEGNTGSRIFKLEFLNAGFYSSIDADSNSTDFMSFQFWIFEEDNSFEIHFGPNSVSNPLLCYDFESGIFSVFLPEYDVNNDELIGEGMILTGAADNPQIKWLDQIDSVETLDGTVPNGMVFRFTKEISGIANFISSEANLFPNPATEHFRLTVGENEQIADIQIFDLNGKLVKQFDEPQEEYNIIGLSKGLYTVKITSNQSASTQKLIIQ; encoded by the coding sequence ATGAAAATAGCACATCTTTCTACTGTATTGCTCATGGTTTTGAGCAATTCTGTATTTGCTCAATCGTACAAACTTAGCGTTGAAAACAAAACTTTTGAAAACCTTACTGACTCAATTTCAATCAATGAAGGATTAACTTGGGATGACCCCGACCAATCCGTTCCAATAGGTTTTACCTGGTCATTTTTCGACAAACAAATTGATACCCTTTTTATGATTGGAGAAGGATTTCTTTCATCAGAAACCCTTGACATTGCATCTGTTATTTATCCGGTTGGTGCGGATTTGATAGATAGAGGTCAAAAAAATGTGAGTGACGACTTCCACACCAACTCATTATCTCCTATTTCATACAAAATAGAAGGAAACACCGGTAGTAGGATATTTAAATTAGAGTTTCTTAATGCTGGCTTTTACTCTTCTATTGATGCGGACTCAAATTCTACCGACTTTATGAGTTTTCAATTTTGGATTTTTGAAGAAGATAATTCTTTTGAAATACATTTTGGCCCCAATTCGGTGTCCAACCCATTGCTTTGTTATGATTTTGAATCAGGCATTTTCTCTGTCTTTCTTCCGGAGTATGATGTAAATAATGACGAACTTATTGGTGAAGGGATGATATTGACTGGTGCTGCCGATAATCCACAAATCAAATGGTTAGACCAAATTGATTCGGTTGAAACATTGGATGGTACAGTGCCAAATGGTATGGTTTTTCGATTCACTAAGGAAATCTCAGGCATAGCAAATTTTATTTCGTCGGAGGCAAATCTATTCCCAAATCCGGCAACAGAACATTTTCGATTGACCGTTGGCGAAAACGAACAAATTGCGGATATTCAAATTTTTGATTTGAATGGAAAGCTGGTAAAACAATTTGACGAACCACAGGAGGAGTATAACATCATTGGTCTTTCAAAAGGGCTTTACACTGTTAAAATTACTTCAAACCAATCTGCTTCAACCCAAAAGTTGATTATACAATAG
- a CDS encoding acyl-CoA thioesterase has protein sequence MKLITTHIAMTKDLGVHGNLFGGIMMSWIDEAASVMACQTCHTPNMVTVKIEELIFQKKVKEGFLIKIYGNVAEIGKSSITLSIEARKSSIYSGEEDLVLSTRTTFVRIDEAGDPTPIPSPVRERFKHLSKYV, from the coding sequence ATGAAATTAATTACCACCCACATTGCCATGACAAAAGATTTGGGAGTTCATGGCAATTTATTTGGTGGTATAATGATGTCGTGGATTGATGAAGCTGCGTCGGTAATGGCCTGTCAAACCTGCCATACGCCAAACATGGTTACAGTAAAAATTGAAGAACTCATTTTTCAAAAAAAGGTAAAAGAGGGTTTTTTAATCAAAATTTATGGCAACGTAGCGGAGATAGGGAAATCTTCTATTACCCTGAGTATTGAAGCCCGTAAAAGCAGCATTTATAGCGGCGAGGAAGATTTGGTGCTTTCCACCCGCACCACTTTTGTGCGAATAGACGAAGCAGGCGACCCCACGCCCATTCCCAGCCCAGTTAGAGAAAGGTTTAAACATTTGAGTAAATACGTGTAA
- the ytxJ gene encoding bacillithiol system redox-active protein YtxJ has product MFSFFGNETNPSSWHNLTQLSQLDEIIEKSYNETVVIFKHSTRCSISSMAKSRLEKHTDLSCPTIYYLDLIAHRDISNEIAARFGITHESPQVIVLKNGIPIYHASHGSINMDEIKKAA; this is encoded by the coding sequence ATGTTTAGTTTTTTTGGCAACGAAACCAATCCGTCTTCTTGGCATAATTTAACTCAACTATCGCAGTTGGATGAAATTATTGAAAAATCGTACAACGAAACGGTCGTAATTTTCAAGCATAGCACGCGATGCAGTATTAGTAGCATGGCTAAATCGAGGTTGGAAAAACATACAGACTTAAGTTGTCCAACTATTTATTATCTCGACTTAATAGCCCACCGAGACATTTCAAACGAAATAGCAGCGAGATTTGGCATTACTCATGAAAGCCCACAAGTTATTGTTCTTAAAAACGGAATACCAATTTATCATGCTTCACATGGAAGTATAAACATGGATGAAATTAAAAAAGCTGCATAA
- a CDS encoding formimidoylglutamase — MEHLDEFLAAIPAAFDEMNVADTFGSFIKKNLGTMPDWSEADLAIIGVKEGRTTKNKETAIAPDKVRKELYKLIPSTSKINMVDLGNIEPGKTFEDTDFALTEICKTLLKENVLPIIIGGTKDLAYAQFKAFQPVIKNLECSVVSAEINLSAGEFLQNICLHEPNYLFNINSLAFQSHYVKPQAVSALQKMYFNAVRLGVLRNNIGDMEPIFRSTDMAVFDIGAIKQADAPGNYYNNPAGLTSEEACQLAWYAGISETLRSFSLFEINPEFDYRNTTSKLGALVLWYFIDGFYNRKGDHPEIHGEFLKYRCTMHGNDPDIIFLKSKRTNRWWMEIPSLGSSESVLVPCSYNDYTTATNGEMPELFFKALQKILK, encoded by the coding sequence ATGGAGCATTTAGACGAATTTTTGGCTGCCATACCTGCTGCATTTGATGAGATGAATGTAGCAGACACATTTGGAAGTTTTATAAAGAAAAACCTCGGCACGATGCCCGATTGGAGCGAGGCTGACTTGGCCATTATTGGGGTTAAAGAAGGACGAACAACCAAGAATAAAGAAACCGCCATTGCTCCGGACAAGGTACGAAAAGAGCTGTACAAGCTCATTCCATCTACCTCCAAAATCAATATGGTGGATTTGGGCAATATTGAACCCGGAAAAACCTTTGAAGACACCGATTTTGCATTGACCGAAATTTGTAAAACCTTGTTGAAAGAAAATGTTTTACCTATTATAATTGGTGGTACAAAAGACTTGGCCTATGCACAGTTTAAAGCCTTTCAACCCGTTATCAAAAATTTGGAATGTAGCGTTGTTTCCGCCGAAATAAACTTATCTGCCGGAGAATTTTTGCAAAACATTTGTCTGCACGAACCCAACTATTTATTCAACATCAACTCATTAGCTTTTCAGAGCCATTATGTAAAACCTCAGGCTGTAAGTGCTCTCCAAAAAATGTATTTCAACGCTGTACGATTGGGAGTTTTAAGAAACAACATTGGTGACATGGAACCAATTTTTCGCAGCACCGATATGGCGGTTTTTGATATAGGAGCCATAAAACAAGCCGATGCTCCGGGTAATTATTACAACAATCCGGCGGGGCTTACCAGTGAAGAAGCCTGCCAACTGGCTTGGTATGCGGGCATTTCTGAGACACTTCGAAGTTTTTCGCTATTTGAAATAAACCCCGAATTTGATTATCGAAACACCACTTCCAAACTCGGAGCATTGGTGTTGTGGTATTTTATTGATGGATTTTACAACCGAAAAGGTGATCATCCGGAAATACATGGTGAGTTTTTAAAATACCGATGCACCATGCACGGCAATGACCCCGATATTATCTTCTTGAAAAGCAAAAGAACCAATCGATGGTGGATGGAGATTCCTTCATTAGGCAGTTCAGAATCGGTTTTGGTTCCATGTTCGTACAACGACTATACAACGGCTACCAATGGCGAAATGCCGGAGCTTTTTTTTAAAGCACTTCAAAAAATTCTAAAATAA
- a CDS encoding NAD-dependent epimerase/dehydratase family protein → MVFVTGGTGLVGSHIICQLLKKGHSVKALCRRKSDKTWFEKTAKFLLKGQTKELLENVNWVQGDLFEIGLLSEYIEGCTQVYHCAALVSFAKKDQSALYETNVIGTANLLNVCLSMVSKPAVCFISSTASIGGVDKKIIDETFEYSSENAGSYYSQTKFLAEMEAFRAREEGLDVAILNPCVVLGFSNWHTGSSRLFKNYNNGFPFYTSGSNAFVDARDVADCAILLMENRIFDNRYLCIGWNKTYKEVFDAIAQNFGMKKPSIRVNRLMAEIAWRLAGVASLLGIGGTITKETARSGMKNRNYSSQKLIEATGFNFRNFEESIAEICSTYKDVEAI, encoded by the coding sequence ATGGTGTTCGTAACTGGAGGTACGGGGCTTGTTGGAAGCCACATTATATGTCAACTTTTAAAAAAAGGACATTCCGTGAAGGCATTGTGCCGCCGGAAATCGGACAAAACTTGGTTTGAAAAAACTGCCAAATTTTTGCTGAAAGGACAAACAAAAGAACTTCTTGAAAACGTAAACTGGGTGCAGGGTGACTTGTTTGAAATAGGCCTTTTGTCTGAATATATTGAGGGATGCACCCAAGTTTATCATTGTGCAGCTTTGGTTTCGTTTGCAAAAAAAGACCAATCGGCATTGTATGAAACCAATGTGATAGGAACCGCCAATTTATTGAATGTTTGCTTATCGATGGTTTCAAAACCGGCAGTGTGTTTTATAAGTTCGACAGCCTCTATTGGTGGCGTGGACAAAAAAATAATTGACGAAACTTTTGAATATTCATCCGAAAACGCCGGAAGCTATTATAGCCAAACCAAATTTTTAGCAGAGATGGAAGCATTTAGAGCGAGGGAGGAAGGATTGGATGTTGCTATTTTAAATCCGTGTGTGGTGTTGGGTTTTTCCAATTGGCATACAGGCTCAAGCCGGCTTTTTAAAAATTATAACAATGGTTTTCCATTTTACACTTCTGGTTCAAATGCTTTTGTAGATGCCCGCGATGTGGCAGATTGTGCCATTTTGTTGATGGAAAATAGAATATTTGACAACCGCTATCTTTGTATAGGCTGGAACAAAACGTATAAAGAGGTTTTTGATGCCATTGCCCAGAATTTTGGAATGAAAAAACCATCTATTCGAGTAAATAGGCTGATGGCAGAAATAGCATGGCGGTTGGCAGGTGTGGCTTCGTTACTGGGAATTGGCGGAACCATTACCAAAGAAACAGCCCGAAGCGGAATGAAAAATAGAAACTATTCTTCACAAAAATTAATTGAAGCTACCGGTTTTAACTTTCGAAATTTTGAGGAATCTATTGCCGAAATTTGCAGTACATACAAAGATGTTGAAGCAATCTAA
- a CDS encoding GH3 auxin-responsive promoter family protein → MSSRKRTLGKIVNRTKRVRKNLTISVNRSKEYQLRTLRKLLHKAQNTQFGRQQNFASILDSDNLYEAYKTNVAAGDYLTMLPWWEKSREGKRDVTWPGKIDHFALSSGTSDGASKYIPVSREMVKSIRRGSMRQIVAIAKTDIPKDHLAKHWLMIGGSTMLNYNGVYYSGDLSGITTSKIPVIFQRVSKPEPEIKASSNWEEKINRITLEAKNWDVGMVAGVPAWIQLLFQNIIEHYNLNNIHDLWPNLEVYIHGGVSIKPYKKSIDQLLGRPIRYFETYLASEGFIAYQNRQNDTGGMKLLLRNGIFYEFIPFNSDNFDEKNQLLPAAKAIPVWEAEEGVEYALLLSTCSGTWRYLIGDTIKFTDVKRKEIIITGRTKHFISLVGEHLSVDNMTEAVSRLANELNEEFNEFCLAGFRHGEMFGHQWYIGTTHQNWIGEDVSNKLDSYISELNDDYAVERKHALKGISVKMIPVDWFWEWMKLNGKEGSQHKFPRVLKGDVLHNWLDFLEKKGVDRIEVV, encoded by the coding sequence ATGTCGAGCAGAAAAAGAACGTTAGGAAAAATAGTAAACCGAACAAAAAGGGTTCGTAAAAATCTGACTATTTCTGTAAATAGATCAAAAGAATATCAACTAAGAACGCTGCGAAAACTATTGCACAAAGCCCAAAACACCCAATTTGGAAGGCAGCAAAATTTTGCATCAATCTTGGATTCGGACAATCTTTATGAGGCATACAAAACCAATGTAGCCGCAGGTGATTATTTAACCATGTTGCCCTGGTGGGAAAAATCGCGTGAAGGAAAAAGGGATGTTACTTGGCCTGGAAAAATAGACCATTTTGCTCTAAGTTCGGGTACCAGCGATGGAGCAAGTAAATACATTCCGGTATCGAGGGAAATGGTCAAATCCATCAGGCGTGGCAGTATGCGACAAATAGTGGCTATTGCCAAAACCGATATACCAAAAGACCATCTTGCCAAACATTGGTTGATGATAGGCGGTAGCACCATGCTCAATTACAACGGAGTTTATTATTCGGGTGATTTGAGCGGCATTACCACCTCAAAAATTCCGGTTATTTTTCAGCGAGTATCAAAACCTGAGCCAGAAATAAAGGCTAGTAGCAACTGGGAAGAAAAAATAAACCGTATTACGTTAGAGGCTAAAAATTGGGATGTGGGCATGGTGGCAGGTGTTCCAGCTTGGATTCAGTTGTTATTCCAAAATATTATTGAGCATTACAATCTCAACAATATACATGACTTATGGCCCAATTTAGAAGTTTATATTCACGGCGGTGTTTCAATAAAACCATACAAAAAAAGTATAGACCAATTGTTGGGCAGACCCATTCGCTATTTTGAAACCTATCTGGCATCCGAAGGTTTTATAGCCTACCAAAACCGACAAAACGATACAGGTGGAATGAAGCTGTTGCTTCGAAACGGCATTTTTTATGAGTTTATACCGTTTAATTCTGATAATTTTGACGAAAAGAATCAGCTATTGCCTGCAGCAAAAGCAATACCGGTGTGGGAGGCAGAAGAGGGCGTTGAATATGCTTTGTTGCTAAGCACTTGCTCTGGTACTTGGCGGTATTTGATTGGCGATACCATCAAATTTACCGATGTAAAACGAAAAGAAATTATTATAACTGGACGTACGAAGCATTTTATAAGTTTGGTGGGCGAGCATTTGAGTGTTGATAATATGACAGAGGCAGTTAGCCGACTTGCCAATGAACTGAATGAGGAGTTTAACGAATTTTGTTTGGCAGGTTTTCGGCATGGTGAAATGTTTGGACATCAATGGTATATTGGCACTACTCACCAAAACTGGATTGGGGAGGATGTTTCCAACAAATTGGACAGCTACATTTCGGAGTTAAACGACGATTATGCGGTAGAGCGAAAGCATGCTTTAAAGGGTATATCTGTTAAAATGATTCCGGTGGATTGGTTTTGGGAATGGATGAAACTAAACGGCAAAGAAGGCTCACAGCACAAGTTCCCACGTGTTTTAAAAGGGGATGTACTGCATAATTGGCTCGACTTTTTAGAGAAAAAGGGCGTGGATCGAATTGAAGTGGTATAG
- the dusB gene encoding tRNA dihydrouridine synthase DusB — translation MVKIGNINLGEFPLLLAPMEDVSDPPFRAVCKKHGVDLMYTEFISSEGLIRDAAKSTQKLDIFGYERPIGIQIFGSDIDVMKEATEIATDAQPDLIDINYGCPVKAVACKGAGAALLQDIPKMVKMTAEIVKSTHLPVTVKTRLGWDNNSKFIKDVAAQLQDIGIQALSIHGRTRVQMYKGQADWTLIGEIANDPKITIPIFGNGDVDSPQKAMEMRDKYGVQGIMIGRAAIGHPWIFNEIKHYFKTGELLPPPNLKDRIDTCKLHFEESLKWKGDRLGILEMRRHYANYFKGLPHFKPYRMRLVTADSRNEILDILNELAEDFVFVIS, via the coding sequence GTGGTAAAAATTGGCAACATAAATTTGGGTGAGTTTCCGTTGTTGCTCGCTCCTATGGAAGACGTTAGCGATCCTCCATTTCGGGCAGTATGCAAAAAACATGGGGTTGACCTTATGTACACCGAGTTCATTTCGTCTGAAGGGCTAATAAGAGATGCCGCTAAAAGCACTCAAAAACTCGACATATTTGGCTACGAACGCCCAATTGGTATTCAAATTTTTGGAAGCGATATTGATGTAATGAAAGAAGCAACGGAGATTGCCACTGATGCACAACCCGATTTAATAGACATTAACTATGGCTGTCCGGTAAAAGCCGTGGCATGTAAAGGTGCAGGGGCTGCTTTGCTTCAAGACATACCGAAAATGGTGAAAATGACTGCTGAAATAGTGAAGTCAACGCATTTACCCGTAACGGTAAAAACCCGTTTGGGGTGGGACAACAATTCTAAATTTATTAAAGATGTTGCGGCACAACTACAGGATATTGGCATACAAGCCTTGAGTATTCATGGCCGAACCCGGGTACAGATGTATAAAGGCCAAGCCGACTGGACTTTGATTGGTGAAATTGCAAACGACCCCAAAATAACTATCCCTATTTTTGGTAATGGCGATGTTGACTCTCCCCAAAAAGCCATGGAAATGAGGGATAAATATGGGGTTCAAGGCATTATGATTGGCCGAGCTGCTATTGGTCATCCTTGGATTTTTAATGAAATAAAACACTATTTTAAAACTGGAGAATTGCTGCCACCACCCAATTTAAAGGATAGAATAGACACCTGCAAATTGCATTTTGAAGAAAGCCTGAAATGGAAAGGAGACCGATTGGGAATCTTAGAAATGCGAAGACATTATGCCAACTATTTTAAAGGCTTGCCGCACTTTAAGCCATATAGAATGAGGCTTGTTACCGCCGATTCGCGAAACGAAATACTTGATATTTTGAATGAGCTTGCCGAAGACTTTGTGTTTGTAATTTCCTGA
- a CDS encoding CPBP family intramembrane metalloprotease, with translation MSNDRNFSLEGLSHFLMAIGVFIVVLMVFAFMAQSIIEPIFGISLAEIQKVGIENITVNQGLAIKFAQFFTPFGILVSSLIFCTILKTKFTSFVGIQNRITMPLLGLSVLLLIAIMPLIAGLLELNSKVSFPADLSEIFREAEDMNNNLYALMLKHNSGIHLVVNFFLMALLPAISEEVFFRGVLMRVSAKMTGNIWSGIAISSFIFALIHLQPYKFLAMFFIAFMFGYLYYRTGSLWIPIVLHTINNSMAIIGSRLENSGLDAGILAEDATLGWPWIVGGLVATFLLIWVIQKNTDDLDFSYE, from the coding sequence ATGAGCAACGACAGAAATTTTAGTTTAGAAGGACTCTCTCATTTTTTAATGGCAATTGGGGTTTTTATTGTGGTATTGATGGTTTTTGCCTTTATGGCTCAATCCATTATAGAACCCATTTTTGGCATTTCATTAGCTGAAATTCAAAAGGTTGGCATCGAAAACATAACAGTAAATCAGGGTTTGGCTATAAAGTTTGCTCAATTCTTTACTCCCTTTGGTATTTTGGTTTCCAGCTTGATTTTCTGCACCATTTTGAAAACTAAATTTACCAGTTTTGTAGGAATTCAAAACCGTATTACCATGCCACTTTTAGGGCTTTCCGTACTTTTACTTATTGCCATTATGCCATTAATTGCCGGACTGCTCGAGCTAAATTCTAAAGTTTCCTTTCCAGCAGATTTATCAGAGATTTTTCGAGAAGCGGAGGATATGAACAACAACCTTTATGCTCTAATGCTCAAACATAACTCCGGCATACATTTGGTTGTCAATTTTTTTTTGATGGCCTTACTTCCAGCCATTTCCGAAGAAGTTTTTTTTAGAGGTGTTTTAATGCGGGTATCGGCAAAAATGACTGGAAACATTTGGAGCGGAATCGCTATTTCATCCTTTATTTTTGCTCTTATTCATCTTCAACCATACAAGTTTTTGGCCATGTTTTTCATAGCCTTCATGTTTGGATATTTATACTATAGAACAGGCTCTTTATGGATACCCATTGTTTTGCACACCATTAATAATTCGATGGCCATAATTGGCTCAAGACTTGAGAATTCAGGGCTGGATGCTGGTATTTTGGCAGAAGATGCCACTTTGGGCTGGCCATGGATTGTTGGTGGGCTTGTTGCCACTTTTCTACTGATTTGGGTCATTCAAAAAAATACCGACGATTTAGATTTTAGTTATGAATAA